Proteins encoded within one genomic window of Candidatus Hydrogenedentota bacterium:
- a CDS encoding c-type cytochrome has product MASVCRHAVFSGIVCVLAASCSAPKGDPGDLEAGRLAPEFMARQAEPILPLPPQNLPAGRVALGRRLFHEPALSGAQRRISCATCHPLERGGTAGDGGPGIAVGEHDYDIPTVFNSAGQFAYFWNGRTQSLEGVIQSKVRSENALDAEWSEALARLEGDASYQEDFRRAYPESGISESAVENALSTFLQSLVTPNADFDRFLNGESLPEPAREGYQLFKDLGCVRCHQGAGVGGNLYASFQSYLESRVPAKTSDLGRFNVTGNEAHRYQFKVPGLRNVAVTAPYFHDGSAETLDAAVELMARHQLGRELRAGEISRIVAFLESLTGWYDERLLGARREQATE; this is encoded by the coding sequence ATGGCAAGCGTGTGCCGACATGCGGTGTTTTCGGGGATTGTCTGCGTTCTCGCGGCGTCGTGCTCCGCGCCGAAGGGCGATCCGGGCGACCTGGAGGCCGGACGCCTTGCCCCGGAGTTTATGGCGCGGCAGGCGGAGCCCATCCTGCCGCTTCCACCGCAGAACCTGCCCGCGGGGCGGGTTGCGCTTGGACGCCGGTTGTTTCACGAACCTGCGCTGTCCGGGGCGCAACGGCGCATCAGCTGCGCGACGTGCCACCCCCTGGAGCGCGGCGGGACGGCGGGTGATGGCGGCCCCGGGATCGCGGTGGGGGAGCACGATTACGATATTCCGACGGTCTTCAATTCGGCCGGCCAATTCGCGTATTTCTGGAACGGGCGAACACAGTCGCTGGAGGGCGTGATCCAGTCGAAGGTCCGTTCGGAGAACGCGCTGGACGCCGAGTGGAGCGAAGCGCTTGCGCGCCTGGAGGGCGACGCGAGTTACCAGGAAGATTTCCGGCGGGCCTATCCTGAATCGGGGATATCGGAAAGCGCGGTGGAGAATGCGCTCTCCACATTCCTGCAAAGCCTGGTGACGCCGAACGCCGATTTTGATCGGTTTCTGAACGGCGAGTCGCTGCCGGAACCGGCCCGGGAAGGCTACCAGCTCTTCAAGGATCTTGGATGTGTCCGGTGCCACCAGGGCGCGGGGGTTGGCGGGAACCTGTACGCATCGTTTCAGAGCTACCTCGAATCGCGGGTTCCCGCGAAGACCTCGGACCTCGGCCGCTTCAACGTTACGGGGAATGAGGCGCACCGCTACCAGTTCAAGGTTCCGGGCCTGCGGAATGTCGCGGTGACGGCCCCGTATTTTCACGACGGATCGGCGGAGACGCTTGATGCGGCCGTGGAGCTGATGGCGCGCCACCAGCTCGGCCGCGAGTTGCGGGCGGGCGAGATCAGCCGGATCGTGGCTTTTCTGGAGTCATTGACGGGGTGGTACGACGAGCGCCTGCTGGGCGCCCGGCGGGAGCAGGCAACGGAATGA
- a CDS encoding PAS domain S-box protein: MDLGMWSVLAIILLALALYGSGLGRGGERAAYDEALLALTATDAALDRDLHRLQSNALNHYDSVVFATRQMRRIENRLSREPSGLEAGPFADARVETSVLLGQKLSLVEEFKTAHASWRAALSSLPAFVDAWQGSAAPGGPGMAPFLTAMQAYMLSPDAAREALLREQLAGLDAAGAESLDRLSGQMERAVAARAELASVQEQLSALRLDESGARLTSLFHEARRASERRGAYSISGAIAALVLLFALLSWIPRWGAARREGALRGEQEALKQALNEARAQSAELQRGGQEEAARLNEERLKALIAHSFEVVAIVSRQDNYIYVSPASREIYGLTEKELIGKSVYEGIHREDLIKVQDYFTLAQKELQTDQTIIYRVMDAYGKWHLVESYASNQWTNPAVRGMVLNTRRLHPVESAALP; this comes from the coding sequence ATGGACCTGGGGATGTGGTCGGTGCTTGCGATCATTTTGCTGGCGCTGGCGCTGTACGGTTCGGGCCTGGGGCGCGGCGGGGAGCGCGCGGCGTATGACGAGGCGTTGCTTGCGCTCACGGCGACGGACGCCGCGCTGGACCGGGACTTGCACCGGTTGCAAAGCAATGCGCTGAATCACTATGACTCCGTGGTTTTCGCCACGCGTCAAATGCGCCGCATCGAGAACCGGCTGAGCCGGGAGCCGTCCGGCCTCGAAGCGGGCCCCTTCGCCGACGCGCGCGTGGAGACGTCCGTATTGCTGGGGCAGAAGCTGTCCCTTGTGGAGGAATTCAAGACGGCGCACGCGTCCTGGCGGGCGGCGCTTTCCTCCTTGCCGGCGTTTGTGGACGCGTGGCAGGGATCCGCCGCTCCGGGCGGCCCGGGAATGGCGCCGTTTCTGACGGCGATGCAGGCCTATATGCTCTCGCCGGACGCGGCCCGTGAGGCGCTGCTGCGCGAACAGCTCGCCGGTCTGGATGCGGCGGGGGCGGAGTCTCTCGACCGGCTGTCCGGGCAGATGGAGCGGGCGGTGGCCGCGCGCGCGGAGCTTGCGTCGGTACAGGAACAGCTTTCGGCTCTGAGGCTGGACGAATCGGGCGCGCGGCTCACGTCGCTCTTTCACGAAGCGCGGCGCGCCTCGGAACGGCGCGGGGCCTATTCGATTTCCGGGGCGATCGCCGCGCTGGTGCTGCTTTTCGCCCTGCTCAGCTGGATCCCGCGCTGGGGCGCGGCGCGCCGGGAAGGGGCCCTTCGCGGCGAACAGGAGGCGTTGAAGCAGGCGCTGAACGAGGCGCGGGCCCAGTCCGCGGAGTTGCAACGGGGCGGGCAGGAAGAGGCGGCGCGGCTGAACGAGGAGCGGCTGAAGGCGTTGATCGCGCATTCCTTCGAGGTGGTGGCCATTGTATCCCGGCAGGACAATTACATTTACGTTTCACCGGCTTCGCGCGAGATTTACGGGCTGACCGAGAAGGAACTGATCGGGAAGAGCGTGTACGAGGGCATCCACCGGGAGGACCTGATCAAGGTGCAGGACTACTTCACGCTGGCGCAGAAGGAATTGCAGACAGACCAGACGATTATCTACCGGGTGATGGACGCGTACGGGAAGTGGCACCTGGTGGAATCGTACGCGTCCAACCAGTGGACGAACCCGGCGGTGCGCGGCATGGTGCTGAACACGCGACGGCTTCACCCGGTGGAGAGCGCGGCGCTGCCGTGA
- a CDS encoding peptidoglycan-binding protein, giving the protein MSSIAEAHGHFWQTIWDDPDNAELKEVRKDPNILMPGDRVTVRPITKKNVSKATGASYRFRRKGVPAKLRVRLMKHGEPRMHESYRVDIDGRLSRGVTDAEGYVDIYIPCGARKGKLWVGPPEEEKLYILDLGTTLPVERVKGVKQRLSNLGYHCGFVDDEITRVYRDALAKFQKDSGLPETGEADETTRQKLVDAHRS; this is encoded by the coding sequence ATGTCCTCGATAGCGGAGGCGCACGGCCATTTCTGGCAGACGATCTGGGACGACCCCGACAATGCGGAGCTGAAGGAGGTCCGGAAGGACCCCAATATCCTGATGCCGGGCGACCGGGTGACGGTCCGCCCGATCACGAAGAAGAACGTGTCCAAGGCGACCGGCGCGAGCTACCGTTTCCGGCGCAAGGGGGTGCCCGCGAAGCTTCGCGTGCGGCTGATGAAGCACGGGGAGCCGCGCATGCACGAATCGTACCGCGTGGACATTGACGGGCGCCTTTCCCGGGGCGTTACGGACGCCGAGGGCTATGTGGACATCTACATCCCCTGCGGCGCGCGCAAGGGGAAGCTCTGGGTGGGCCCGCCGGAGGAAGAGAAGCTCTATATCCTGGATCTGGGGACGACGCTTCCGGTGGAGCGGGTCAAGGGCGTCAAGCAGCGGCTTTCGAATCTGGGGTATCACTGCGGCTTTGTGGACGATGAAATCACCCGGGTCTACCGGGACGCGCTGGCCAAGTTCCAGAAGGACAGCGGGCTTCCGGAGACGGGTGAAGCGGATGAAACCACCCGGCAGAAGCTGGTCGACGCGCACCGTTCCTGA
- a CDS encoding DotU family type IV/VI secretion system protein produces the protein MNLVQLTEPLFLYVGCLTRAAEHNTQFDVEQVRKEIISIFADIRLKAEAHPSLAYQYDRTVNLALIFYVDFMIKESDLNIAGEWVELAFDEQELAGDEQFFDLLEQTLAQNTEVALQQLTIFRECLRLGFTGCYSDDWKYIRQLHSDIDAKVFGERFELSGPLTPTAYEHTSEQDLPRRTLKQFKVARWVVVLLAIAFAGTNIFFYYYSSGQLRGTLSGISSASETKATQIINPAGAGEE, from the coding sequence ATGAACCTGGTCCAGCTGACCGAGCCGCTCTTCCTCTACGTCGGTTGCCTAACCCGCGCCGCCGAGCACAACACCCAGTTCGATGTCGAGCAGGTGCGCAAGGAAATCATCAGCATCTTCGCCGATATCCGGCTCAAGGCCGAGGCGCACCCCTCCCTGGCCTACCAGTACGACCGCACCGTGAACCTGGCCCTCATCTTCTACGTCGACTTCATGATCAAGGAAAGCGACCTGAACATCGCCGGCGAATGGGTCGAGCTCGCCTTCGACGAACAGGAACTCGCCGGCGACGAACAGTTCTTCGACCTGCTGGAGCAGACCCTCGCCCAGAACACCGAGGTCGCCCTCCAACAGCTCACCATATTCCGGGAATGCCTGCGCCTGGGCTTCACCGGGTGCTACTCCGACGACTGGAAGTACATCCGCCAGCTCCACAGCGATATCGACGCCAAGGTCTTCGGCGAGCGCTTCGAACTATCCGGCCCCCTCACCCCGACCGCCTACGAGCACACCAGCGAGCAGGATTTGCCCCGCCGGACACTCAAGCAGTTCAAGGTCGCGCGCTGGGTCGTCGTCTTGCTCGCCATCGCCTTCGCCGGCACCAACATCTTCTTCTACTACTACAGCTCCGGCCAGCTGCGGGGTACGCTGAGCGGTATATCCAGCGCCTCCGAGACCAAGGCCACCCAGATTATAAATCCCGCCGGAGCGGGCGAGGAGTAG
- the tssK gene encoding type VI secretion system baseplate subunit TssK, giving the protein MTQHIHWHEGLFLQPHHMQQMQQNLVTQIRSERRLRFAHAYGVISSELSGDALRNLLVQFKHLRVIMPSGVEVEYPASADLQPLNLQNAFDAGAEAVTVLIGVPLWDPNGANVVTGEGSEGWRSRRIYKLSEIERPDENTGVHLHPMLVRRVNARLLLSTEDVSGLETLPLVRVSRSSADSGGLPTLDPYFYPPCLLIHGYAHLTAILRDLTNQVDANRRDLVTRVSRGGTRGETTREAKFQAEHVFFLQTLNKFSARLSTYLSTPGVTPFEMYIELRDLLGELATLVPGYDAMEVIAYDHDRPGVVFGELSDKIRELLQLISNQKFRRAEFREEDDIYVADLTAVRLTEASRCFLAVETEEDPRTLVKLVEAQDRFKVMARSNIHQRIRGLTLREEREVPLDLPAKPGLHYFRIDPEDNRALWRRIIVENTMAIRFTVPEAAVDYKFTLYTTYSDVGEEERR; this is encoded by the coding sequence ATGACGCAGCATATACACTGGCATGAAGGGCTGTTCCTCCAGCCCCACCACATGCAGCAGATGCAGCAGAACCTCGTCACCCAGATCCGGTCGGAGCGGCGCCTGCGTTTTGCCCATGCCTACGGCGTCATCAGCTCCGAACTCTCCGGCGACGCCCTCCGCAATCTGCTCGTCCAGTTCAAGCACCTCCGCGTCATCATGCCCAGCGGCGTCGAGGTCGAATACCCCGCAAGCGCCGATTTACAGCCCCTCAACCTCCAGAACGCCTTCGACGCCGGAGCCGAAGCCGTCACCGTGCTCATCGGCGTGCCCCTCTGGGACCCCAACGGGGCCAACGTCGTCACCGGCGAGGGAAGCGAAGGCTGGCGGAGCCGCCGCATCTACAAGCTCAGTGAAATCGAGCGCCCCGACGAAAACACCGGCGTCCACCTGCACCCCATGCTCGTCCGGCGGGTAAACGCGCGCCTACTCCTCAGTACCGAAGACGTCAGCGGCCTGGAGACCCTGCCCCTCGTCCGGGTGTCGCGCTCCTCCGCCGACAGCGGCGGCCTGCCCACGCTCGACCCCTACTTCTATCCGCCCTGCCTCCTGATCCACGGGTACGCGCACCTCACCGCCATCCTGCGCGACCTCACCAACCAGGTCGACGCGAACCGCCGCGACCTGGTCACCCGCGTATCCCGCGGCGGCACACGCGGCGAAACGACCCGCGAAGCGAAATTCCAGGCGGAGCACGTCTTTTTCCTGCAGACGCTCAACAAGTTCAGCGCGCGCCTGTCCACCTACCTCTCCACGCCCGGCGTCACGCCCTTCGAAATGTACATCGAGCTGCGCGATCTCCTCGGAGAGCTCGCCACCCTCGTGCCCGGCTACGACGCCATGGAAGTCATCGCCTACGACCACGACCGCCCCGGCGTCGTCTTCGGCGAACTGAGCGACAAGATCCGAGAACTCCTCCAGCTCATCTCCAACCAGAAGTTCCGCCGCGCCGAGTTCCGCGAGGAGGACGACATCTACGTCGCCGACCTCACCGCCGTCCGCCTCACCGAGGCCTCCCGCTGTTTCCTCGCCGTCGAAACCGAAGAGGACCCGCGCACCCTCGTCAAGCTCGTCGAGGCCCAGGACCGCTTCAAAGTCATGGCGCGCAGCAACATCCACCAGCGCATCCGCGGCCTCACCCTCCGCGAGGAGCGCGAAGTGCCCCTGGATCTGCCCGCGAAGCCCGGCCTCCACTATTTCCGCATCGACCCCGAGGACAACCGAGCGCTCTGGCGCCGGATCATCGTGGAAAACACCATGGCCATCCGCTTCACCGTCCCCGAGGCCGCCGTGGATTACAAGTTCACGCTCTACACCACCTACAGTGACGTGGGCGAGGAGGAACGGCGATGA
- the tssI gene encoding type VI secretion system tip protein VgrG → MARTQDTRWASIETPLGKDVLLFRRLAGVEELGRIFQYELELCSEDPNIAFDDIIGENVTVRMNYTESDARFINGVIQRFSRTQEVEDLTYYQATIVPSFWFLTRTRDCRIYQNMDAVSIIKDVFGEHGITDVEYKLGSVTYPTREFCVMYRESYFNFVSRLMEQEGIYYYFKHEDGKHTMVLINASSLHEPVPGFEEMEYIPRDQGSIDQDSIYYWVEMGQFESGVFAYADYSLETPKSIMRGDHEVARTNAKANLQRFDYPGRYAEAGDAASYARYRAEEYQVDYQTFKAECIIRGAACGALFTLAKYPLEAQNAEYLITSTTINVVGEDYTSMPVDGEQLQPFKCTFTAIRKAEQFRSESITPLPFVHGPQTATVVGPSGDEIHTDEYGRIKVQFHWDRYGNSDENSSCFIRLAQSWAGKNWGVVVLPRIGHEVVVEFLEGDPDRPIITGALYNADNKPPYELPTNMTMSVMKSNSTKGGQGFNEIRFEDKKDSEQIFVHGQKNFDKRILNDSFAWIGNDHHLQVINDRKEKVDNDKHETVGRDHVEVIERDHNVTIKGKQAIKITGSHSHTVEDDVIEVYKTNHSEEVTEDYYLKADNIVIEAGTNVTIKVGDSYIAIESSGITIGTTGDIELKADGDIVMEAGGDVSATADGDIALESTGDTTIAATGSGEFSGETGLTLSSSATAELSSSSTTVSGDGSLTLEGGMVSIN, encoded by the coding sequence ATGGCAAGAACTCAAGATACCCGGTGGGCGAGTATCGAGACCCCGCTCGGCAAGGACGTGCTCCTGTTCCGCCGCTTGGCCGGCGTCGAGGAACTGGGCCGCATCTTCCAGTACGAGCTGGAATTGTGCAGCGAGGACCCGAACATCGCGTTCGACGATATCATCGGCGAGAACGTCACCGTCCGCATGAACTACACCGAATCCGACGCGCGCTTTATCAACGGCGTCATTCAGCGCTTCTCCCGCACCCAGGAAGTCGAGGACCTCACCTACTACCAGGCCACCATCGTCCCCTCATTCTGGTTCCTCACCCGCACCCGCGACTGCCGGATCTACCAGAACATGGACGCCGTCTCCATCATCAAGGACGTCTTCGGAGAGCACGGCATCACCGACGTGGAATACAAGCTCGGCAGCGTCACCTACCCCACACGCGAATTCTGCGTGATGTACCGCGAGTCCTACTTCAACTTTGTCAGCCGCCTCATGGAGCAGGAGGGCATCTACTACTACTTCAAGCACGAAGACGGCAAGCACACCATGGTGTTGATTAACGCCAGCAGCCTTCACGAACCCGTCCCCGGCTTCGAGGAAATGGAGTACATCCCCCGCGACCAGGGCTCCATCGACCAGGACAGCATCTACTATTGGGTCGAAATGGGCCAGTTCGAGAGCGGCGTCTTCGCCTACGCCGACTACAGCCTCGAAACCCCCAAATCCATCATGCGCGGCGACCATGAAGTCGCCCGGACCAACGCCAAGGCGAACCTCCAGCGCTTCGACTATCCCGGGCGCTACGCCGAAGCCGGTGACGCCGCCAGCTACGCCCGCTACCGCGCCGAGGAGTACCAGGTCGACTACCAGACCTTCAAGGCCGAGTGCATCATCCGCGGCGCGGCCTGCGGCGCACTCTTCACCCTCGCGAAGTACCCGCTCGAAGCCCAGAACGCCGAATACCTCATCACCTCCACCACCATCAACGTCGTCGGCGAGGATTACACCTCCATGCCCGTGGACGGGGAACAGCTCCAACCCTTCAAGTGCACCTTCACGGCCATCCGCAAGGCCGAGCAATTCCGCAGCGAAAGCATTACACCGCTGCCCTTCGTGCACGGCCCCCAGACCGCCACCGTCGTCGGCCCAAGCGGCGACGAGATCCACACCGACGAATACGGCCGAATAAAAGTCCAGTTCCACTGGGACCGATACGGCAACTCCGACGAGAACAGCTCCTGCTTCATCCGGCTCGCACAGAGCTGGGCCGGCAAGAACTGGGGCGTCGTCGTGTTGCCCCGGATCGGCCACGAGGTCGTCGTCGAGTTCCTCGAAGGCGACCCCGACCGGCCCATCATCACCGGAGCCCTCTACAACGCCGACAACAAGCCCCCCTACGAGCTCCCCACCAACATGACCATGAGTGTCATGAAGAGCAATTCCACCAAGGGCGGCCAGGGTTTCAATGAGATCCGCTTCGAAGATAAGAAAGACAGCGAGCAGATCTTCGTCCACGGCCAGAAGAACTTCGACAAGCGCATCCTGAACGACTCGTTCGCCTGGATCGGCAACGACCACCACCTCCAGGTCATTAACGACCGAAAGGAAAAGGTCGACAACGACAAGCACGAGACCGTCGGCCGCGATCACGTCGAAGTTATCGAGCGCGACCACAACGTCACCATCAAGGGCAAGCAGGCCATCAAGATCACCGGAAGCCACAGCCATACCGTGGAGGACGACGTGATCGAGGTCTACAAGACCAACCATTCCGAGGAGGTCACCGAGGATTACTACCTCAAGGCCGACAACATCGTCATCGAGGCGGGGACCAACGTCACCATCAAGGTCGGCGATTCCTATATCGCCATCGAATCGAGCGGGATCACCATCGGCACCACCGGCGACATCGAACTCAAGGCCGACGGCGACATCGTGATGGAGGCCGGCGGCGACGTATCCGCCACCGCCGACGGCGATATCGCCCTGGAATCAACCGGCGACACCACCATCGCCGCCACCGGCTCCGGCGAGTTCAGCGGGGAGACCGGCCTCACGCTGTCCTCCTCCGCCACCGCCGAGCTATCGAGTTCCTCCACCACCGTCAGCGGCGATGGCAGCCTGACGCTCGAAGGCGGCATGGTCAGCATCAACTAA
- the tssG gene encoding type VI secretion system baseplate subunit TssG, producing MEGQNGTAEAGIRALLEQDPGSADFFQAIRQLENSHPGKARVGFSHHVRDDVVRFGQNLSLTFESTPVEAFSQGDGAAPPRMKVNFMGLLGPGGPMPLNISESLYHRLLHDKDKAHPEFLDMLQNRIVQLFYRAWAACQITTSYERTRNEAFSKYVSSLLGIGAPVFHERDSIRDDAKRYYAAWLAMQTRNAEGLQCILAEYFGVPAEIEEFVGQWIDVPQDCRCRLGETRATGKLGQNVIIGSRIWDRQQKFRVRLGAMDWDRYLSMLPSGNRLGHLIDWVRNYVGEELEWDVCLILKRQEVPQICLGSQGQLGWTTWLKREAYEFDHDPADLRMDRMTLVTWFRRL from the coding sequence TTGGAAGGCCAGAATGGGACAGCGGAAGCTGGTATAAGGGCGCTGCTGGAACAAGATCCCGGCTCCGCGGACTTCTTCCAGGCCATCCGCCAGCTGGAAAACAGCCATCCCGGCAAGGCGCGCGTGGGGTTTTCCCACCACGTCCGGGATGACGTCGTTCGTTTCGGCCAGAACCTGAGCCTGACCTTCGAATCCACGCCCGTCGAAGCCTTCTCGCAAGGCGACGGCGCCGCCCCGCCACGGATGAAGGTCAATTTCATGGGCCTGCTCGGGCCGGGCGGCCCCATGCCCCTCAATATCTCCGAATCACTCTACCACCGCCTGCTGCACGACAAGGACAAGGCCCACCCGGAATTTCTGGACATGCTCCAGAACCGGATCGTGCAGCTCTTCTACCGCGCCTGGGCCGCCTGCCAGATTACAACAAGCTACGAGCGGACACGGAACGAGGCCTTCTCAAAATACGTCTCCAGCCTCCTCGGCATCGGAGCCCCCGTATTCCACGAGCGCGACTCCATCCGCGATGACGCCAAGCGCTACTACGCCGCCTGGCTCGCCATGCAGACCCGCAACGCCGAGGGCCTCCAGTGCATCCTCGCCGAGTACTTCGGGGTGCCCGCCGAGATCGAGGAGTTCGTGGGGCAGTGGATCGATGTGCCCCAGGACTGCCGGTGCCGCCTCGGTGAAACCCGCGCCACCGGAAAGCTCGGGCAGAACGTCATCATCGGCAGCCGCATCTGGGACCGCCAGCAGAAGTTCCGCGTGCGCCTCGGCGCCATGGACTGGGATCGCTACCTCAGCATGCTACCCTCCGGCAACCGCCTCGGCCACCTCATCGACTGGGTCCGCAATTACGTCGGCGAAGAGCTCGAATGGGACGTGTGCCTGATTCTCAAGCGTCAGGAGGTTCCCCAGATCTGCCTCGGCAGCCAGGGCCAGCTGGGCTGGACCACCTGGCTCAAGCGCGAGGCGTATGAATTCGATCACGATCCCGCGGATCTGCGGATGGACCGCATGACCCTTGTTACCTGGTTCCGGCGCCTGTAG